aaagttcatcggatcccaacaaacacaccgcaaaatgagttacatcaaatagatctccaagagaccattgtattgagaatcaaaagagagagagagaggaagccatctagctactaactatggacccgaaggtctacaatgaactactcacgcatcatcggagaggcaccaatgaggatgatgaacccctccgtgatggtgtctagattggatctggtggttctggaacttgcggcggctggaattgattttcgtcgactcccctagggtttctggaatattggggtatttatagagcaaagaggcggtgagggaggccaccgaggtgggcacaacccacctgggcgcgccctggtgggttgtgctcccctcggaacacccctcaggtactttcttggcccaataggtgtcttctggtccagaaaaaatccacaaaaagtttcgctgcatttggattccgtttgatattgatttcctgcgatgtaaaaaacaagcaaaaaatagcaactggcactgggcactatgtcaataggttagtcccaaaaatgatgtAAAATTGCCATAAAGTGATTGTAAAATATCCAAGAATGAttatataacagcatggaacaataaaaaattatagatacgttggagacgtatcaaccacaTATAATTGCCTTTGTGTACTAACATCCTGGCAAAATAGGTTGTTGCCATGATGTTTTTTGAGCACCATGGCAAGTAGTTTGTATGCGTCATGAGATTTTTACCAATATTTTTCCACCACTTTTTGGTTTGCCATggaaagtactccctctgtaaataaatgtAAGAgtatttagatcactactttagtgatcaaaacgttcttatatttctttacataGGGAGTAGTTTGTATGCGTCATGAGAGTTTTTTTTTGCACCATGGAACATAGTTTGTATGTGTCATGCAAGTAGTTTGTATTCGTCATGCAAGTAATTTTATTCCTTGCCAATCATGTGTTTCATGTGTCCCACATCTTATATAGTCGCAATTATTCAGGGAAATTGCGATGACAATTGATAAAAATAAGGGCTCAAAGGCCATGGTTAGTTATTATAGTGTTTTGCTATGGCAAATTATCAATCTTTATTTGTTATGGCAATTGTACCTTCATACACATGGCAATTTTACTTTttatttgccatggcaaatttagtaAATACTTCTGCATTCTTCTTTAGCAAATAGTTGCCACGACAGAAATGATATGAGTAGTTGCCATGGAGCATGGCAATTTCTAATTATGTGGACCATGGCAAATTTTCTTCCATTTATGCAACATGGCAATTTTTTAAGAAGACCATGGCAAGCTTAGTGTATGTATCATGGCAAATGTAGGTTATGGAGCATGGCAAAATTTTCTTCCTTTTTTGCAACATGGCAAATTTTCTTTTTGAACGGGACCATGGCAAACTTAGTGTATGTTTCATGGCAAATGTAGTTTATGGAGCATGTGGCAATTTCTAATTATATTGACCTTGGcaatttttcttccttttttgcaACATGGAAAATTTTCTTTTTTGAATGGGACCATGGCAAACTCAGGCATGTATCACGACAAACGTAGGTTATGGAGCATGGCAAAATTTTCTTCCTTTTTTGCTACATGGCAAATTTTATTTTTGAACGGGACCATGGCAAACTTAGTGTATGTCTCATGGTAAATGTAGTTTATGGAGCCTGGAAATTTCTAATTATATGGACCATGGCAATTTTTTCCCCTTTTTTGCAACACGGCAAAATTTATTTTTGAAAGGGACCATGGCAAACTCAGTGTATGTATCATGGCAAATGTAGGTTATGGAGCATGACATTTTTTATTATCCACTGATCATGATATATAGAAAATTTTCCAATAAAGTTGCCATGGcccatggcaactttagttttaCTCCTCATGTTTCTCGTTTAAAACCATCGCAATTTTATTGGACCATGGCAAATTAAGTTGTTCGAGCATGGCAAATGTAGTTTATGGATCATGGCAATTTTTACTATCTGTACCATGGCCAATTTTTCTTCCTTTTCTGCAACATGGCAAATTTGTTCTACACATGGAGCATGATAAATATAGTCTATGCATCATGGAAATTTTTGTGCATGGATCATGGCATTTTTAGTCCATAGATCATGCTGTGACATTATAGTCTATGCACTTTTTAATCTATGGATCATACATAGTACATTTCCAACGTAGTTGCCATGGCCCATGGCAACTATAGCCTATGCATCATGGTTAGCGTATGGGTCATGGCATATATTTTTAGTCTATGGATCTTGATATATAGAACTTTTCAGTCCATGTCATTTTGTGAACATAATTTTTTTGCCATGACAATTTTGACTTTTTTACCATGCTTTTATTAGGTAATCAAATATGTTTTATAAACCTTGCCATTGTAAAAAATAATATCATGGTAAATCATAAATAGTTTGGTCAAACTCAAATGGCATTTTTTAGAATTTTCCATGGCATTTTTCTGCTTTTAAAGTTTATGGCATTTTTTTGTAGCAGAGCAAGAATTGGGCTTTTTGTCACAGAAAAAGTTAAAATCTGGGCCTTTTCATTTGTTTCGTAGTGTTTCTTTCCTTTTTTGGCTTTCGCATGGAAAAGGCTTGGCGATAGAGAGGCGTTCGGTCTGTGGGTTCCCCCTACCGAACGAAATCGTTTCGGGGATCAATCGCTCGTATCGAACGAATCGTTCGGCCTGGGAGGTCTTAGACCGCATGTCCGGCCAATATTGGCGCCCTTCCTTTATGGTTTATAAAGCCTGTTATATCTCTAGaataataatttgaccaacgtgATACAAGCACTAGTGGAAAACAGGGAACTAGTCTAGGTTCCAGAGGGCCATTAGTCCCGGTCCAAAAAGGTCGGGACAAAAGCCCAaaacctttagtcccgattcgcttacgaaccgggactaaaggggctccacgtggctgctgtctggagctccacctttagtcccggttggtaacaccaaccgggactaaaggaatttttttgaattttttttgtttttttcggaaacaaattttgaatttttttaaaattttcccaattttcaaatttctgaattatttgacaatttaatctctaatcacccctcataaCCCCTCATAACTGCtcaatttaatctctaatcacccatcatcattccaaatcgtctaacttcccggccggtcgcccatcctctcactactccagcctgagcacacttaggccctgtttggttcggCTGTGGATTTCTAAAAGCAGCTGTGAAAAATCTGCTATGGAAAATAGCTGTGGAAAATCTGATGTGAAAAAGATGTAGGCCATTTGGCAAACCAACTGATACAACTTTTTCATATTTTGGCCCGCAGCGGAATCAAATTTTGGAAAGCACGTCTTGGGCTGCTTCCGCTTTTGGTTCAAATTTTGGCAGCAGATTTCTGGAAACGGATTCTGCTGGGTTCGCCCTTTGGTTCAGATTCTGCTGCGCGGCAGCGGAATCCGTCGATAAAAgctgaaccaaacagggccttaacTTTCGAGTTCTATTCCCCATTGTTTCCAAGTCCTCACTTgtttgttttcctgacaatagtaggttgtcaatcctattaacccttaggagttgaacttgagcatgaagtcacacgtttcaccgtttgagtttgaaactattattcttaaaaccaataattatttagtaacactaatatttcatgaataagtagtttgaccacagtttgaccaaaaattcaaaaaacatAAATTTGAGGGTAacttttttttcctttcagaatttgacgattctaaaaatttgcaaaacgGCTTACGGCCGTCGAAATCGGAACCGgcttttcgtgctgaacattttgatatattatacatttttttgacatcgtatgcaaaagttataaccattttactttttcataacacttttttctgcaaaacatgtccaaatttaagttatttaattttcctaactagtagatgtagtaagaTAAATACATCttgaaggattttaatttttgaagtttttatcattttctttttttttcaaaactgaaatggcgatacacgggggggggggggggggtagagtttgaaatcCTTTAGTCCGGGATGGTgtccatccaatcctaccgtcgactacatctgctagcaccgtcccagccagagtcacaatTAAGGTTAACCAAGCCAGAGTCACGTTCTATTAAtgtggcaaaagaattacttttTAATATAGCAAAACTAATTCTATCAACTATTATTAAAGGCTAAACAACTATTAATACAAAGCGGTAGCAAAATCAATATTAATTAAATATAAAAATTTCTCTATTGTTGTCTAACAGAAGCATACTACAACATGTTAAAATCTACAGAAGGAACtaacaaaaaaaattgaaaacaataagTAAAGGACTAAAACAACTATATAAGCAAAGCAGTACTATTTTAATTAAAATCCTAATTTACATTATTCTAAAAATAACCAAATAAATCTTACTGTGACAACAATCTAACATGTGACTAGGAGCAAAAATAATTAAATTACAAACTATTTTTAAACTCAAATTATTCACAATCTAGGGTTTGAAGCAAATTTGAATAAATTCATATTTAaatcattcaaatttgaaaactaatggcacaaATAGAAACTAGACTAAGTTTTGAatctaatgcaaaaagaatcactcaaaaacaTCAAATATCCTAAAAGATATACGCAATTTAAAATAGaactaaaaacaaaaaaaatggaaaaacaaaaaataaatttTAGAAACCCtctagtcccggtttgagacacaaATCCGGACTAAAGGGCAtcacaccctttagtcccggttggtgtctcaaaccgggatatcccaccttttagtcccggttcgtgtctcaaaccaggactaaaggtcccatttgaactgGGACTAATGCCTTCCTGacgccctagccgctcgaaccgggactaatgctcacattagtcctggttcgtaatgcaaccgggactaatgtgtacattgagcttggaccaaagccttgttttctactagtgaagttATACTTCATGAAATAATATATCATTAGAAACTTCAAATGGAATATTTTCTCCCCCAAAAGGTATATTTTTAATTATATAAATTTTAGGATGCAACGTATTGAGCCCGGACATGAACAATAAATTCGCTAAAATagggaaaataaaataaaatatgaacAATAAATTTGCAAAGCatagaaaaaataaagaaaattTCTTATTCTTTTACATGCAAGATGCTCCTATGTGTTATATGCGAGCAAAATTTCGGGGTGCTTTGACAATCGAGGGGCTCATGGTAGAAAACAATTAAAAAACACTGTTCAGAGccaattttgtcttttttgccacAAGTTCCTCGAATGTGAAGCACCCCGAAGTATTGCACGCACATCACACGCAGAAGCATCTTGgatttttttttttcattttttctgaTATTATTTCTTATTTTACTATTCACCGGGTGATGAGCCCGAGCTCGTCTTTGAACTATCGATAATTTTAGGGATATACAACTTGTATTATGTTGGTAAAATTTTCAACCTAAGGATACTCGTAGGCCAATTAACCGGAGAGGATATATTACTAAATAAATTCATTCGATATAAAATATGTAAGAAATTTCGGACACAACTTCTTGACATAAAAGTTGAAATGTCATGATTTAAGCGATGGGTACTAGACAGTCATTAGATGTTTTCGGTCTTGGTTTGAAGAAGGTATAATGCTAATGGAGTAGTGGGTTATGGGGGGCTAATCATGGTAAAATTAAAAACTTTATCTGCGTGTTGACTTTATTCGCAAGAATCGCCCCATAATGTCGATTTGTCCACAAGGAGGGATATGTATGCATCCTAGACAGGTTACTTATGCTCGGTTGGGTCGTAATCTTTTTATTCTTGCCATTTGTATAGTACTTGAATGCGTTCAATTGTTAAAAGACTAAGTGATTTGCAATGTTCCGTGTATGTATTCTCCTAATTTCATTAGAAAAGTCAAGTCATTATTATAATTTAACTATACTTGTCAATGGATAATAACAAATAAATTTTTGGTTTTATTCATGAATAAGAAATTTTATATGAAGCGAGACAATGATTCATGCATCTTCCCAATTACCGTGACCTACTGTTATACTAGCTAGGAGCATTTGTTTGCAACTGATTATTTGTGGATGCTTGTGATTCTCTTCGTATTTGTGATATATGATACCCTTTCTTATATTGTTGCGCTCATTGAAATTTAATTGTAATATCCAGTTTTCTGGACTGTAACTAGGAATTTTACGGTTGATGCTTTGGTGAGAGAACATGGTATTGACATTGATGGTTCACAAAGCACTTGATTCTTCATTTGTATGAAAAATTATTTTCATTGTAGTTCATTTTGATTGGTTTGGCTATAACATGGTCTAATGTGAGAAAGTTTAATTTTGTTTTTTAATTTTGTGTGGTATGTGATGTTTGGATGGTGTGTACTGAATTGTTGCGTGCTGCATGGTGCATGGTGCATGGGGAAAAATATCAGGTGACATGGAGTTAGGTGCTCCCGTGATACGAGCCATCATGAGCCGTGGGATCTGAGATCCAAGAGTTCACAACCCAGCTCCTGGAATTGCGCGTAAATCTAATATTCATGGAGGAAATTTTTACAAAGTGACAGGAGCTCTGTCCGTGGCCATTCGATCTCATATCCAACAACTCGCGGGAGCTCGTATCACCGGAGCACGCTGGACCTGATTCGTTTCTGAACGTGGTGCATCACTCGATTGGTTATTCACTTTAAATGATAACgttaatttttttttaatttgaatTCTTGATTGGTTCCTACTTCAGCTTTTCAAAGAAACACCGGATTGACACATAACTAATAATAGAATGTACATTACAAAGAACTAGTAGTGTGGCCCGCGCAATTGCGCGGCTAGCATTGAAACGATTTGAATCTTGATATCTAATGTTTCTTTGTCTTCTTCATGCCATCTTTTGGAATAATTGAAGATAGATAATAAGCTGAAATTATGATGGTTGGTTCATGGAGTAAAAACTTGTGGACATGTAGAAATGCAAACCCAAGTAACTTCACTATGTATTAATGGAATTTACCATTCAACATGTATTCTTTTCTTTTAACTCTGACAAACAATAAGTCTAATCACTCGTGGAGTGATTTAGCCATGTTTGGTAACAAAAAACAAAGATTGGCGATCTACCTACTCATGCATTATTGGCACCTCCTGCCAATTATGTTTTTCTTGTCAACCTACTGAATGAAAATATATATAATGAttgtaagattacctcgggtgaagacTAACTTATTTTGCACCCTGGATGATGAATAgtaacactatatatatatatttatttaaatatatatatatatagtagaATCATCTAATTAAATTTGCTATTATGATTGAAACGATACACAAAAATAGATATATGGGACTTAAATTTCATAGATTAGGTAAATTATGTAAGGTTTCACATATTACATAAGGATGATTAACACATGAATCCATTAGTTGACTTTTTGTGTTTCCATGTCTCCTTCAAAATCCTTTGAATATCATGTCATCTATATATTCTGGTGGACATGAGGTTGTGTGCCAATATGCGTGTATATTCTTGAAAGTGAGAGTATATTCtatactattattattattattatataagTATAAGTTGTACCATAATAAATATACTTTTTACTATTTAATCCGGCAAATTTGTCCTCTTAAATTTGAAAAGGTTGACCAAATGTGTCATTTTTCCTCTAACAGCAATTAACTGACCAAAGTACTTTACTGTGTTAAATTAGCACATCCCTAACATGTCAAAACCAGGAGATTTTTAAGATAATTGAAATTAGTATATACGCTTTATGGGTATTGTAACCACTCCATATACAACATACATTTTTAGAAGATATAAGTATTATAGGAATGTTATTATTTTGTGAAATAGTGCAATTCTCCTGCGGTTTTCATATTAAATATCCCACTATTCCCTCCCCTGGCCTCTCATGTGCTGATGGGAAATCTCAGTACCAAAATACCTTCGTAGTTTGAACCACAAAAGTAAAAGCAACCTGAGGCACCCATACAAAAAAAAACCTGGGAAATCTATTGTCATTTATTCTTCAAACCATTATCCAAAAGGATCCAAAACCTGCaaataagaaaagaaaaactgaaaTATATAAACAAAGACTAATGGTTTTCTCCAGAAAATTATACTATATATTTGTTTGCATGAACGGAGACTGTAAGCGTTAATTGTTGTTTCTAGCATAGATGGACATGATAAATACCAGGGATCTTATGCTCTTTTATAAAAGTATCAATTGTAGTTTCCATTCAGTCATCGATAATGATAACATTTCTCCGTGCAGCATACCAAGCAAATTTGTGATTGTTAGGAAATGTAAGAACGACACTACTTGGGTATGTTTGAGATAACATAACATACTCCTTCATGTTTAAATACATTGCATACTCCCTTCATGTTGAGTTTCTATTGTGGATGTTGACATTTTTTTTGTATAATTAATTTGGTCAGGCTTTACAATGTTACGCCTAGGATAAATCTTACACGCTCGAATTACAGTTCCAAAATTTATAAAACTGAACGCTGACACAACGTTGCACAACAGAAATAGAACAATATAGAAAGCAGATAGAAATAATGAACTAAAAATAAGTATATGCATAAATTAATAAACTCGGCCTCATAAGGATACGCATTGATCCCACCAAAAAATGCAAATTATTTCCAGTACATCCGAAGAGGAGACCACTGTTGGAATTAATCCCGACGTGAACCAGGTACATGTGTGTATACGAGTCCAACTATTGCAAGAAGTCATGACCGTGTAGTAGTACAAGTCGTGACCAAGTAGTGTTGCTATAGCTGATCCTagcgtgtatatatatgtagCCTGCACCCCTGTAACTTGTAACCGTGAAGCAATAAAGTAAAATCACAACGTACGATACGTACGTGTGGCAATCAGCCAAAGTCTCCTGTGCGTGTGTGCGTTTGAGTATCCAGCCCAAAGGCTGTTGTGTATGTGCATGTTTAGGCTTGGAGATCAGTGAGCTGAGATCAGTTTTGCACTGCGGTGCATCTGCTTCATACGATGCGTCTCGATGTAAAGTATCTCGTTGGGTCTGGCCGGCTTGGGGCTGAAACCAAGATAGTCAGCGAGCTCTGTTCATCATCGTCGTTCGTCGTCGGTCATATCGCCGTTGCCGGAAGTACTCGGCATCGGGACTGGGCTAACAATTGATATCAGAGCAAGGTTGATCTTCTAATATAATGGAAGATTATGTCAGACGACGAGAAGACCAAGCAGCTGGCGGAGTACTCCGGTGTGGCTAAAGTAATTGATGCTTCAGTGAGATCAGAGTATCCACCATTCGACCGTGCGAACTTCGTGGTGTGGGCGACCATGATGGAGTGGGCGCTTGAGGCCAATGAGCTCTGGGAAGCCCTCGACCCCGGCGGTGACGAGTACCTGAAGGGTGGTGCCTTGTATCGGAAGGATCGCCAGGCTATCACGGCCATCTGCTCGGTGATGCCGGTGGACGTGCAAGAGCATCTTATCTCGAAGACATCAGCGAAGGAGGCGTGGGACACACTCAAGACGTTGCATCTAGGGCACTCGCGTGTGCGCGAGGCGAACTTGCAAACTTTGCTGAAAAGTTACGAGAATCTGAGGATGGGAGAAGATGAGACGGTGGATGCCTTCACAGCAAGGGTCGCCATGATGGTAAACGGGATTCGCAGTCTCGGGGAGAAGCTAGAGGACATCTCCGTGGTCCGGCGTTTTCTACGTGCCGCTCCACCGCGCTTCATGCCAATTGTGTCAGCGATCGAGCAATGCATTGATCTCAAGACTCTCACTTTGGATGATCTGGTTGGTCGCTTCAAGGCGCATGACGAGCGGATGAAGCTGAGTTACGGTGATGCAAAACAGGATGAGTACCTGATGCTAACGCGTGCTCAGTGGCAGGCAATGGTTTTCAAGGAGAACAATTTCGACAAGGCGTCTGGTAGCGGCGGAAAGTACCGTCCCGCAAAGGACACCGACGAACAGTCGGAGAAGCCAAAGAAGAAAAAGTTCGACAAGAGGAAGATCCGCTGCCACAACTGTAATCTGCTCGGACAGTTCAAGTTGGAGTGTGAGAATCCCCCGAAGGAGAAGGCGCTCATGGCCTAGTTAGGTGATGAAAGTTACATGATGTTGATGTGCGAACTCGTGGACAAGGTAGATCAAGTTCTTCAAGCGTCGGCTAAAGAAATTGTCGTGCTCCGTGAAGAAAAAAGTTCACTGTCAAGTTCATGGTTCGGAAACTCATGTCGACGCTACGGACATGGGGGGTGATTCCGAAGCTTACGTCGATGTTACGAGCATAAGTGCTAACTTCGCTGGAGCGGATGCAGCAATTGTCGCATGTGCTCGACCATGGAGAAGCAGTCTTCATACGATGTGTCCAGAAAAAATGAAGGCGTACGTGGCGCCGAAAGTCCACGAAGAAACAAAAACTGTTGTTGAAGCTCGTGCAAAAGTGGAGACGAGTGCAGCGGCTACTGACGCACTGGAAGAAGCTGGTGCATTGAGTTATGCGGATAGCTTGAGACATGCTGGAAAGTGCTCTGGAAGTAGGGCCAGCTCGATGCGCAGCAGCCGTGCCGCGGTGCCCAGGAACAGGCAGACGTGGAATCCCACCGAAGACAAGAGTTGCACTGGGAGGCGACGCACTCGTACCTACGGGTGCTGGGAACGCTCGGAAAGGAAAGCCAGACCCAGCCGCCTCGTGCAGCCCAGGAATGGGCGCACATGGTCTTGGAAGCAGCCCACGAGGCCTACCAACAGTGGATGTTTTGTTTCAGCCCGAGTCAGGAGGGCCGTGTAGCACATGTGGTGCGCTCGTACCATTGGACCAATGGAGTAGGCAAACACGAATGGTACAAGGAAATGACACTATTACCTACACCAATACATCTACAACCGGTGTTACACCTATATTCGAAGAAAACTCTTCGGACGATTGACCCGGTAAAAATGAAAGGGAGTGGGTGACAGTGTCTAGCAAGCACCGAGGAAACAGCGGATTTCAAGGACGCGAATACGAAGTGGTGTTGGCGTCGCGCTATGGAAAAGGAGTTGAGGTCGATCCACGACAATAATGCATGGGAGGTTGTGGATCTTCCCAACAATGAAAAAGTCATGGATCTCAAGTGGGAATTTATGATCAAGAAAGATACCGATGGGTCCGTGAAACACAAAGCGAGGCTAGTAGCCAAAGAGTACGTGCAAGAGGAAGGTGTGGACTTCGAAGAAGTGTTCGTTCCCATTGCAAAGATGGAATCGGTGAGACTACTCATCACTCTCGCGGTTCAGGAATCATGGAAGATACATCACATGGATGTAAAATCCGCATTTTTGAATGGCGAGTTAGAAGGAGATGTGTATGTGAATCAGTCACCGGGATTCATCAAAGAGGGAGAGGAACACAAGGTACTGAAGCTACGCAAAGTCTTGTACGGGCTACGGCAAGGCTCTCGGGCGTGGAACATCAAACTTGATCAGACGATGATTTCTCTTGGATTTGAGAAAGCCCCACTAGAGCATGCGATGTACAAGAGAGGTGAAGGAAGAGATCGTCTACTAGTTGGCATCTATGTCGACGACCTATTGATAACTGGAGGAGATGAAGAGGTGATTGCAAAGTTCAAGCTACAAATGAAGGAGCTATTCAAGGTGGATGACCTAGGGCTATTGAGTTACTACCTCGGGATGGAGGAACGTCAAAGGCCAGAGGGGATCACACTGCGCCAGAAGGCATACGCAAGGAAGGTTCTTGAAAGCTGTGGCATGGAAGATTGCAATCCAGTTGATGTTTCAATGGAACCTCGTCttgagctgagcaagaaggagaTGGTGAAACTACTCGGTTATAGTGGTAGTGACAAGGAAATGATTGTTGACGACCATAAGAGTACCTCGGACGTGACATATTTTCTTGGAGGAAGCATAGTAAGCTGGCTATCACGAAAGCATAAGGTGGTGACATCGACTTCAGGTGAAGCAGAGTGTCAAGGTGTGTGGCTAAGGAGGCTATATGGTGATCTCATGGATCGAGATCCGGAACCAGTGATGCCCAATGTTGACAGTGAGTCTACAACTTTTCTACGTGAGGATCCAGTGTGGCAAGAAAGGAGCATGCACATTGATACGGTGTATCATTACAAGAAGGATTGTGTGCAAGAAGGTAAGACGAAGGTCAACTATATTTGCACCGATGATCAGCTGGCGGATATCCTGACTAAAGTGTTGGACCGAGAGAAGGTCTTAAAGATGCGAAGAAGAATCGACGTCGGAGCTGTGACGTGACGACGTCATGATTAGGGGGGTGATTGTTGGAATTAATCCTGACGTGAACCAGGTACATGTGTGTATACGAGTCCAACTATTGCAAGAAGTCATGACCGTGTAGTAGCACAAGTTGTGACCGAGTAGTATTGCTATAGCTGATCCTAGCATGTATATATATGTAGCCTGCACGCCTGTAACTTGTAACTGTGAAGCAATAAAGTAAAATCACCACGTACGATACGTACGTGTGGCAATCAGCCGAAGTCTCCTGTGCGTGCGTGCGTTTGAGTATCCAGCCCAAAGGCTGTTGTGTAAGTGCGTGTTTAGGCTTGGAGATCAGTGAGCTGAGGTCAGTTTTGCACTGCGGTGCATCTGCTTCATACGGTGCGTCTCGACGTAAAGTATCTCGTTGGGT
This sequence is a window from Aegilops tauschii subsp. strangulata cultivar AL8/78 chromosome 7, Aet v6.0, whole genome shotgun sequence. Protein-coding genes within it:
- the LOC141026975 gene encoding uncharacterized protein yields the protein MSDDEKTKQLAEYSGVAKVIDASVRSEYPPFDRANFVVWATMMEWALEANELWEALDPGGDEYLKGGALYRKDRQAITAICSVMPVDVQEHLISKTSAKEAWDTLKTLHLGHSRVREANLQTLLKSYENLRMGEDETVDAFTARVAMMVNGIRSLGEKLEDISVVRRFLRAAPPRFMPIVSAIEQCIDLKTLTLDDLVGRFKAHDERMKLSYGDAKQDEYLMLTRAQWQAMVFKENNFDKASGSGGKYRPAKDTDEQSEKPKKKKFDKRKIRCHNCNLLGQFKLECENPPKEKALMA